A window from Rana temporaria chromosome 8, aRanTem1.1, whole genome shotgun sequence encodes these proteins:
- the LOC120909397 gene encoding zinc finger protein 501-like: protein MMENQPPLTSPDGSDLEDKEDLYMWEPVNPSPSSISTPVNHKAYTPPPPKGEPILVEDDTDLDTVTIPAGQSQLMPSFVRQEPFPCREELLRHSDLYLDMDDSHYADIQIKVESESLSDMEEYSSTDSLQYPSIHIKEESMSCDEGNFDSMEGYYLEDPPQYAAPHAVANGPARHRYTSTDSERQQSAAVAQEAPPLICSECGEWFSDDSMLVLHQMTHRGKRIYTCPECGMCFSNNTYLTLHLTTHADIKLYACRECGKRFATRQDCAKHENAHTVRKPYVCTECGKVFSNNSNRVRHQKIHTGEKPFSCSVCGKSFRRKTHLTIHSRVHTGEKPFACLECGKCFSCSAHLTAHRRIHRRETIFLV, encoded by the exons atgatggagaatcagccgcccctcacatcaccgg ACGGCTCCGATTTGGAAGACAAAGAAGATTTGTACATGTGGGAACCCGTCAATCCTTCTCCATCGAGTATTTCAACGCCTGTAAATCACAAAGCGTATACGCCGCCTCCTCCCAAAGGGGAACCCATTTTGGTGGAGGACGATACCGATTTGGACACAGTGACTATCCccgctggccaatcacagctcatgCCTTCTTTTGTTAGGCAGGAACCCTTCCCGTGTCGAGAAGAACTCCTCCGGCACTCGGACCTGTATTTGGACATGGATGACAGCCATTACGCGGATATTCAGATTAAGGTGGAGTCGGAAAGCCTATCGGACATGGAGGAGTACAGCTCGACGGATAGCCTTCAGTATCCGTCTATTCATATTAAGGAGGAGTCAATGTCATGCGATGAAGGGAACTTTGATAGCATGGAGGGTTATTATTTGGAGGATCCGCCGCAATACGCGGCCCCTCATGCGGTGGCTAACGGACCGGCACGCCATAGATACACTTCCACGGACTCGGAACGCCAGCAAAGCGCCGCCGTGGCTCAGGAGGCTCCACCTCTtatatgttcagagtgcggcgaATGGTTTTCCGACGATTCTATGCTGGTCTTGCACCAGATGACCCACAGGGGCAAGAGAATTTACACCTGTCCCGAGTGCGGCATGTGCTTCAGCAACAACACCTACCTGACGTTGCACCTGACCACGCACGCCGACATAAAGCTCTACGCCTGCCGCGAATGCGGCAAGCGTTTCGCCACCAGGCAGGACTGCGCCAAGCACGAGAACGCCCACACGGTGAGGAAGCCGTACGTCTGCACCGAGTGCGGCAAGGTCTTCTCCAACAACTCCAACCGCGTCCGGCACCAGAAGATCCACACGGGCGAAAAGCCATTTTCCTGCTCCGTGTGCGGCAAGAGTTTTCGGCGCAAGACGCATCTGACCATACACAGCCGCgtccacacgggggagaagcccttTGCGTGCctggagtgcgggaagtgtttcagcTGTAGTGCCCACCTTACCGCCCACCGCCGGATCCACAGGCGGGAAACCATCTTTTTAGTATGA